The sequence below is a genomic window from Salinispira pacifica.
GATTCCTTGATCACCACTACGAACTCATTTCCCAGTGCCGGCAGAATGTTTTTCACCGCCTGGGGCAGGATCACCAGACGCATGCTCTCCCGGTGATTGAATCCCAGACTGCGGGATGCCTCCATCTGTCCTTTGTCCACGGCCTGAATGCCCGCTCTGATGATCTCCGCTACATAGGCGCTTGAATTGATGGAAAGGGCGATGATCCCGGGAATAAACCGGGATAAGTCCACTCCCAGCAGCATGGTCTGGGGGATATTAATGGGCAGACCGTAGTAAATGATGAAAATCTGCACCAGCACGGGGGTACCCCGGATCACATTAATGTAGGCTCTGGCGGGGAACGACAGGAGGGGATTCTTATTCAGCCTCAAAAGTGAAATAACCAGTCCCATCAGCGTCCCCAGCATTACCGTGAAGAGGGCCAGTACCACCGTATTCACCGTGCCGAATACAAAGTAGCTCCAATACTCCCCCAGAAAGCTGAAATTCATAGTTGCCCTCCCGTTTTCGGAAAAATAAAAATGCCCCTGCCGGAAATCAGCAGGGGCGCTTTACATGGATTTTCGATTGTGATCTCCATGCAGTACAGCGTGTCAGTCCGTAACATTCAGCTCATTGGCTTCGGCAACAAATCTGTCGATTGAGCCGTCGGCCATCAGCCTTTGAAGGGTTTCATTGATCCGTTCAAGCAGCTCGTCTGAACCTTTCCGCACGGCCACAGCCGAACCGCCTTCAACGTCACCGATCTGAATGGGTGATATGGCCAGGTCGTCGTTGGCCTGCACATATCCGTTAGCAACAGGCTGCTCAACCACCAGGGCTTCCACTTTTTCGTTTTTCAGCTCAAGAACAAGGTCGGGGATTTTTCCCAGGGCTACAAGACGGGAATCAGGCATCTCATCTTTTACCAGTCCTTCCTGTATTGAAGAAAGCTGGGCTCCCACCGGTTCTCCTGCAAGGGCATCAATGCTGGTGTAGGTATCGGCATCTTCAGTCCGGACAAGCACCGACTGCTGGGCCACATAATAGACATCCGAGAAATCAACGCTCTTTTTCCGTTCTTCCGTGGGAGTCATGCCGGCAATAACCATATCAACCTTACCGCTGTTGAGTGCCTGGAGCAGACCGTCAAAGCCGATATCCTGAATTTCCAGCTCAACTCCCAGATCGGCGGCAATAACCTTGGCGATCTCAATATCGAAGCCTACGATGGTATCTTTGCCGTCAATAATGGTATGGAACTCGTAAGGTGCATAATCGGCGCTGGTGCCGAGTATCAGCTTACCCCGCTGCTGGATGGCCTCCACACCCTCTGCCGAACCTGCTGCAAATACTGCAGTTGAAATACTGATGAGCATGAGTACGGCGAAAATCTTTTTCATGCTGCCTCCCTTTTGCAAACTATCCTTTCATGCTACCCAACAGATGTGTATAAAATCAAGGGAGTTGTGTATATTTTTTACTCTTTCGCCGAATAAATCGGGCCTATGCGCATAAAGATACACGCCGGGGCCATCCACTCTCCTTATATCCTGATGTTTTGCGGGAAAATATGATCAAATAATGACAATGCAAGCCAGTGCACGGTCCCCGTAAGCCAGGGAATGCCGCCCTGACCGTCCTTCACCGGGTAATAGCCGCCGTTGTAATAATTCACCAGTACATAGGGTTCGGCCCCGGTTTTCGCCGCATCCTTCCGGAAGGGAAGCAGCCGGGAAAGATAGTCCAGCCCGGCCTCGCTGCGCCCCGCCTTGAGAAGTGCGTACACGGCGAACGCCGATGCATGGTTGTACACCGCAAAGTTTTCCGCGACCCCCGGGGCCAGGCAGCTGAGATTTCCCACCACCGGATCGAAGTTCTCAAAACCCGGATGGCAGATGAGCAGACCGTTGTCGTTGGCAAGTCGGGCCAGCATGCTGTCCAGAGCTCTGGAGGCCTTCCCGGGGTCACGTTCGCCCATGCCGCTTATGGTGAACCAGGCCTGGGGAAGGAGAAATATCCGTTCATCCCCCCCCACCGGATCGCCGTTCTCGTGATATCCCCGGAGGAACCACTCACCGTTCCAGTTGTTCACAACCCCCTGGTAGAGCTTCTCCTTTTCTGCTTCCCCGTCGAAATCAAGCTGAAGATTGTAACGGCTGGCCAGATCCTGGAGAATTGAAATGGAGTAGTAGGCCATCTCATTGAGCCACAGGCTCTCTCCCCGGGGCCCCAGCCCACTGAGGGCATCGTTCCAGTCCCCCTTGCCCATCTCCAGGAGACCGTGGGGGCCGTATGTGAGAACATAGTCCAGTCCTCTCAGCATATGTTCCCAGATGCTCCCCCGCTCAGTGCTGTTGAAATATTCGTGCTCTTCCTGAAGAAAGGAAGCATCGTCGGTCTGATCCAGATAGCGCTGAACCGCCGGGGCCAGCCACAGGGGCAGATCCCGGAAATCCCGTTCATCGTTCAGACCTCCTCCGGTGTTCCACTGGCGCAGACATCTGCCGGTATCCATCATCTTGGTGCAAAGCGTGCGGATGAGCTTTGCCGAACCGCCGGGATCGAAAAAGCTCAAACCCATGGCATCCTGGGCAACGTCCCGATAGCCCCGGAAGGTTGAGCGCACATTCCCCCGGGCCTGCTGAATGATCTGGTAGGGAAGAAAGCCCGAAACATAGGAGCGCAGCCGGGGATCCTCCACCTTCAGCCACTCCTCACGGTGAAGCTTCCTGCTCCATTCACCGGGGATTTCCCACTGCCGGGCACGGACAGCCTGATTATCCGGAAAGCTCTTCAGCGATTCCCCAGCGGCGGTCTCCCCCTGTCCGATGAAGAGGTTGATGGTCCTGGATTCACCGGGGGCAAGGGAAATATCATACTGGAATGAAGCAGCATAAGGATCCCCTGCCGAAGGATTGTTCCCCAGCATGCCCCGCCTCACCCCTTCCGGGTCCAGGTAATCCCCTTCCCCGGTGAACTCAACCAGACTGGATTCGAACGCCTGAGGGGCGGTATCGGACCTGCAGAACCCGAACACCGGAGTGGAATCTGTCCGGAAGAATTCCATCTGATGAATATCATGCCTGTACCGGGAATTGGTGAACCAGCTGAAATAGACCGGATCAACCGCCAGGTTATCGTAGAGCAGAAATTCCGCAAGGGTGAACAGCTGAAGCTGTTTTTCCTGTTCCGAGAGGTTCTTCACCACGATGCTCCAGATCTCATAACTTCCTTCCCGGGGAAGAAAGTGAGAACTTTCAACGCTCACGCCGTTTCGGGTCCCAGAAAGAGAACTCATTCCCGGCTGATGTACGCACCGGTACTCATCCAGGGGATTGGCCGTTGGATAAAACCCCGGGTTCCATACCTCCCCGCCCTCACGCACATACACAAAGCGGCCTCTGTTGGGGGTGAAAAAGTCATAATTGGTGACAACCACCCGGGGCTCTGTGAGAGTTGTTGCGAAGCCGTCACCTAAATGGCTGATTTTCAGACCGTACTCGCCGTTGGAGAGATAATTGTACCAGGGGCGGTGGCGCAGAGGACGGGTGAGGATGAACTTTCCCTCCTCCATCCGCCAGTGTTCCGATGATGTTTTCTGTGCACTCATATGATCTTGCTCTCCTTCTCACTGAAATACCCGGTCTGAAAAATCGCTTCGGTGAGGGCGGTGATCATATGGGGGGTTATGCCGCCGGTTACGATCACCGCATCGGAGTATTCCGCAAGCAAGGGCGCATCGTCGGGACTTCGGGTGGCCACCGAAATAATCAGGGGCCGGCGGGGCTCCCGGTTTCCCGCAACTTCCGAGATCTGCCGGAGAACCTCCAGCTGACGGTCAAAGCGGTAGGCGTTCACTGTGGTGAAGATGAGAACATCCGATACAAAGCCGATATCGAAGCAGGAGAGAATTTCTTCATCCGTGGGATTCCAGGGCATGATCACCTCTTTTACATAGGGGTGGTGCCCGGAAGATTCAATTTCGGTTTTCAGGGAAATATCGTAGAAGTTCACCGTGTCGGACATCACCAGACGGGCAGGATTGGCAAGCACCACCGACACCCGCTGCTGCGGATCAGGGGCAAGGGGAAACAGATTATGAGGATCATGATACTTCACCAGGGCTTCCCGGCACAGTTCAAGGCTGATTCGGTCCCCTTCCAATGTACTGAAATCCTTTGTTTCAGCGACGCGGCCGATATCGAAACTGAACTTCTTTTCCAGGATCCTCCGGGCTGACTCGTCAATCCGTTCCATGGGAATTCTGCCGTCCCGTACTGCCCCGGCAATAACAGGTATGAACCACTCGCCGGCTCCGGTGAAAATGATCAGATCCACGCCGGCGTTTACCGCCTGAATGGCCGCTTCCTCTTTGCCGTACATGTTCATAATCGCTTTCATGATCAGGTCATCGCTGATCACCAGCCCGGTGAAGCCCAGGGTATTTCTGATGTAAGAGTGTACGGCGGGACTCAGGGTTGCGGGCTTGTCATCGAAACTCTCATAGATGGCGTGATGAGTCATGATGGCATCGAGCCCCTCTGAAATTGCCCGCTTGAACGGTGCCAGCTCCACAGATTCCAGACGCTCCATGCTGTAATCGATCCGGTCCAGGGCATGGTGGGTGTCCCGTTCGGTGAGCCGCTGGCCGGGGAAGTGCTTGGCGCATGCCATGATTCCCGCGTCCCGGATTCCCGAGACGAAGCCCGCACCCATATCCGATACAACCCGGGGATCAGGGGAAAACATCCGGTTATCCGCTACGGGAACTCCATTCCGGGAGTCGTAGCTCACATCCAGAACCGGTGCAAAGTTGATATTGATGCCCGCATACTTCAGTTCCCTGCCGATCTGCCCGGCTGCCTGTGCCGCCAGTTCCGGCCGGTCTGCGAAGCCCATGGCCATGTTTCCCGGGAAGATTGTCACCCCCCGGTGGAGTGCGGACAGCTGCCCCCCTTCCTGATCCAGTGTAATGAAGAGAGGAATTTTGTGGCGGCTCTGTCGGCCGTGTTCCTGGATTTTCCGGGAAAGCTCATGCAGCTGCTCCAGGTTATCCACATTTGCACCCGAGAAAAAAATCACCCCGCCCAGCAGGCCGTTTTCCGCCTTCTCTATCAACTGGGGAGTAAGATCCTCCTTGCCTACAAAATCATGAAGAAACATCTGAGCGATCTTTTCCTCAAGGCTCAATGATTCCAGAATTTCCTGCACCTCACTCATGGGCACGCTCCTGTTCAGCCGATCTGCATCGGCCGTGTATTCTATATTAGTTAGTTTTTTGATTTAACCAACATGGTAAGGGTAGGTTGAATATCCCGGTATGTCAATGCATATTTCGGATCTTCAGGGCTTTCTCCGGTTGACAGGTGGGTCATGGGGATATACATTGAGTATAGTTAGTACACGCAACTAACTAACACATGAAAACCGAAAGTGCTGTTCCGGTTTTCCGGAGGGAGATATGAATAGAATTGTATTATATAATGCCACAGTTTTCACCGGGGTCACAAAGGTGGAGAAGAGCGCAGTACTTATCGAGGACGGCATTATCGCCGATGTGTTCTCGGAAAAGCGGTTCTCCCAGAAATCGTTCCCGCCGGGAACGGAGCTGTACGATCTGGAAGGTGCCTTTCTGGGACCGGGACTCATCGATACCCATATTCACGGACTTCACGGTCACGGAACCGACGACCTCACCATAGACGCCGTGGTGGCAATGAGCGATGCCTTGGTGGAATACGGGGTAACCAGTTTCTGCCCCACCATATACCCCCAGCAGGATGAGGATTTCATCGCATCCATAAAGGCCAGCGCAGACGCCATGGGGAAGGAAACCGGCGCAGAAATTCTGGGGCTTCATCTGGAAGGCCCCTTTATCAACCCCGAGAAGCGGGGGGTACAGATTCCCGAATATATGAAAGGGGTGGATCTCTCTCTCATGGAGGAGTATTACCGCACCGCCCGGGGACAGATCACCAACATGACCGTAGCCCCGGAACTGAAAAACATGCGCGAACTGGCCCTCTATTGCGCAAAAAAAGGCATTGTCCTCCAGGCAGGGCATTCAAGCGCAAGCTACGACCAGATGCGGGAGGGAATGGAGGCGGGAATAACCCATGCCACCCACTTCTTCAACGCCATGCGGAAAATGCATCATCGGGACCCGGGGCTGGTGGGGGCCATCCTCATCCATCCCGAGCTGACCTGTGAACTGATTGCCGACGGAGAGCACGTGCACCCCGCCATCGTTCAGCTTCTGGTGAAGGAAAAAGCGGCGGACAAAATCTGTCTGGTCACCGACGCCATTAAACCCACCAACCAGAAAGGGGGCTGCCTTCTGGCCAACCAGGAGGAAGTGTACCTGGGTGAAGACAAGGTATTTCACAGGACGAAGGATGATGTTATTGCCGGCAGCGCCCTCACCCTCAACCGGGGGGTGGGCAATATGGTAGACTGGGGAATCAGCCCAACCGATGCGTTGCTGATGGCCAGCTACAGCCCGGCAAACATTCTGGGCTTCCACAAAGAGATCGGCAGCCTGCTGCCCGGCCGAAAAGCAAACCTGGCGGTATTCGACAGGGAGTTCAACGCAGTGGCGACCCTTGTGAACGGCAATTTTCTGAAAAAAGAGATTTAATACAGCTCCCCCGCCGGTGGTGAAGAGATATTTCTTCGGCGGGAAGATGCAACTTTTCGGCGGGAGGAAATTTTCCTTCAGCGGAGAAACAGATTCATCCGGCGGGAAGGGCGGCGTACTTCAGCAGGGTGGTATATTCAACCAAGGAGTTCCAATGAGACTTATTGTGCAGGACAATTATGATAACATGAGCAAATGGGCTGCAGCCTATGTGGCCCGGAAAATCCGTACATTCAATCCCGGTCCACGCAAGCCCTTTGTTCTGGGTCTGCCCACAGGATCATCGCCGGTGGGAATGTACCGTGAGCTGATACGGATGTATGAAGAGGGAATCGTCAGTTTCCGGCATGTGGTGACCTTCAACATGGACGAGTATGTGGGACTGGATGAGAATCATCCCCAGAGTTATCACTATTTCATGTGGGACCATTTCTTCTCCCATATAGATATCTCCCGGGAGAACGTCCACATCCTGAACGGTATGGCACAGGATCTTACCGAAGAATGCAGAAAGTATGAACAGTCGATTCAGGAAGCAGGCGGCATCGATTTGTTCCTGGGGGGAATCGGTCCCGACGGACATATCGCATTTAATGAGCCGGGAAGCAGTCTCAGCTCCCGCACCCGTATTAAAACCCTTACCAAAGATACAAAAGAGGCGAACTCACGGTTTTTTAACGGCGATCCCTCACAGGTCCCGGACAAAGCCCTCACTGTGGGAGTAGGTACCATTATGGATTCCTCGGAAATCCTTCTTCTGGCCAGCGGACACAATAAGGCCAGGGCCCTGGAGCAGTCCATCCAGCAGGGAGTCAATCACATGTGTACGGTGAGTTGTCTACAACTCCACCCCCATGCAATTATGGTCAGCGATGAAGAAGCCACGTATGAGCTGAAAGTGGGAACGGTGAAATATTTCAAGGATATTGAAGCACCCAACCTGGACCACCGCAGCATGCTGGAAGATCTATAGTATAGGCTCCCCGCACAGGGAGATGAAAATGAGGGCGGAAATTATGACGGCTGGAAATCAGACCTTTCAAAAACAGGCGAACCTCTCACTGGTTCTGCGGCGGATCAGGGAACACGGAATGATCAGCCGGGTAGAACTCTCCCGAATTCTGGGGCTGAAGAAATCCACGGTAACCAACATTATTGCCGAGCTCATGGACAGGGGCATTGTGGAGCAGCGCAAGGAAGGAGAAGCTTCGAGCATGGGGGGACGCAAGCCCGTGTACCTGGGAATCCGCCCGGGGATTGCCGGTATTCTGGGCCTGGAAATCGAACTTGGGTTTTACCGGGCCGTCTACCTCGATTTGTCAGGTAACCGGCTGTGGAGCGGTTACGCCGAGGTGCCGCCGCTGCCTCTGGAACATATGTTTGACTATATTATCCAGCACATTCAAAAAGATATTGAAGCCACCGGGGTACCTCCGGCGGGCATCGGCGTGGCAGTTCCCGGTTCTGTTGACCTGGAACAGGGAAAGATCATCGAAAGCGTGACGTTCAAACTGAACGATTTCGATTTCGCAGGAAAAATATCATCCAGATATTCCATCCCCGTGTTTCTGGAGAACGACACCAACTGCGGCGCATGGGGGGAGCTGTGGAGACGGAATGATGAAAAGGTGAACTTCCTCTATCTTCTGATCCGCTTCCACTTTCATAACCTGGAAAAAACCGAAAAACCGGGTGTGGGGCTGGGTCTGGTTATTAATGGTCAAGTGTATTACGGATCCAGTTTCCGGGCCGGTGAACTGGGTTCCAATCTCTGGGACGAGGAAGGAACCGAGTACCTTCACATGAGCAGCGAGGAGCTACTCCGGATCAAGGAAGATCCCCGGCTCATGGAAAAATTCCTGGAAGCGCTCTTCCGGAAACTTTCCGAAAGTTTCAGCATTCTCGATCCTTCTGAGGTATTTCTTGCCGGCGACGTGGACGAATACCGGGACAGCATTCCCCGGGTACTGGAGCGGCTGAAGGATGACAGCTGGTTCGGAAACCCCCGGCAGCGGGAAAAAATCAGTTTCAGCAAAGGCGGCGAGATGGAGATGCCCTTCGGAGCGGCATGCATGGTTCTTGAACGCCTCTACAGCATTCCCCAGCTCGGCAGCAGCCGGGGCCGGATACATATCGACTGGGAGCATGTCTTTGAAATCCCGGAAACCGGCGCATCTCACATGCTCGGAACTGTGTGAACGGGAGAATCGAAATGTACAGTCTGGGAATTGATATCGGCGGGACCAGTATTAAAGCATGCCTGTACCGCATGGGCGAACCGGGGGGCGGGCTGGAAGCCGTTGCCGAACCGTTGAGACAGGCAACCCCCTCCGACGGATCCTACCGCAGCATGCTGGACCTGCTTCACCGCATTATTGATCATCACCGGGAACTGATCCCCTCAGAACAGCGGAATTCAGGAATGCAGATCGGCCTGGGCACACCGGGACTGGTGGACAGCCGGGGGTACCTCCGGGGGGATGCGGTGAACATTCCCGGCTGGACCGGCGTACAGCTGAAGGATGAGCTCTCGGAATACGCAGGGGTGGAAGTGCAGGTCGCCAACGATGTGAACATGGCCGCCTATGCCGAGTGGCGGCTGGGTGCCGGAACCGGCAGCGACTCCATGGTCTTTATCTCGCTGGGTACCGGTATTGGATCGGGCATCATCACCCGGGGGGGGCCGGTAGCCGGTCATACGGGGATGGCCGGAGAGATCGGCCATCTGGTGGTGGAGCCCGGAGGCCGGCAGTGCAAATGCGGCCTGAAAGGATGCCTGGAACGCTACTCTTCGGCTTCGGGGATCGCCCTCACTGCACAGGAGCTGGCGGAAACCGGAGGCCCCGAGCTGGACGGCCCCCTGCGAAGCCTCATACAGGGAAACCGAATACAGAGAAGCCGCATACTGGGAAACCCCATACCTGAACAGCGCGCCGTCTCCGACGTTGCGCCGCCCAGCGTTGCTCCGGCCACAGTTGATTTCCGGGACGTCCCCCCGGGGGCCAGCTCAACAGCCCAGCCGCGCACACAACGGCCGGCCGGCCCTGACAATCCGGCGGACGCACAAGGGGTGTATGAGGCCCTTGAACAGGGCGATCCCCTGGCCCGGGCGGTACACGCCTCCAGTTCACGGCGTCTGGCACAGGCAGCAGCAGCGGTGGCTCACATGCTGAATCCCCGGCTCATTGTGTTGGGCGGCGGAGTTCTGGCCGCAGGAGATGTAATCGTTCAGGGAGTGAAGGAACATCTTCATGAATTTGTGATGCCCATGGCTCTGGATGATCTGGAAATCCGCCGCACGGTTCTGGGCCCGGATGCGGGCATGCTGGGCGCCGCCGCAATGGCGGCGGATTTCGCCGGGGAAGGCTACTCGCTGAGCTCCAGCTGAAGATTGTAATGGGCCCCGATAAAGCCGGCGGCCGACCACGCCTGGTAGCGTTTTCCCATGGGACGGCCGGTCTTCCCGTGCACCCACTCATTAAATTCCCAGTCCGCCTCAATTCCCAGATGATTCATCTGGGCCAGACGGTACAGCTCCTGCTGGGCAAGGTCACGCAGCCCCAGACGGTTAATGAACATCACCCAGTACGCTCCCACAAACGGCCAGGCTCCGCCGTTGTGATAATGATCCGGCAGATTGAGGAGGTTCACCGTGTAATAGGTTCGCCAATGGGGATCTCCTGACTGTACCGGAGGATAGAGGTTCACAACAGGTGAAGGCTCGTTCACACCCACACCCCACATGAAATTGAAAGCGGTTTTCGCCCTCTCATTGCTCAGCACATTGAAAAGGCCCGCCAGAATATTTCCGTATACGTCGCAGCGCCAGTCAAAATCGAAGGGGGTGATTTCCGCCAGAAGATAATGGGTGTCCCCCAGGGCGTACTGCTGTTCGGAAAAATTCCTGGTCTGATCATTGTGAATCGAAGGCCAGAACTTCCGGTTGATGGTTTCTTTGATCAGCTGGGCCTGCCTGAGACGGTAGCCTGCAAGATTGTAATCCCCCAGAAGCTCCGCAATACGGCCGTGGGTGAGATTGGCATAGTACCAGAGAACTTCATCGTACAGAACATTGTAGCTGCGGCCGAACAGATCCATCCAGTCTCCCGCCTCGGGAATTTCAAGGAGGGAATCGTTATTGCTGTCCTGGGCTTCCAGCCAGTTCATAATATTCTTGATCTCATCTCCCCAGTTACGCAGATACTCATAGTCGCGGGTCTGTCGGATATAATGATAAAAGGCAATTACCAGCCACAGTCCGCTGTCGATGGATGCGATATCCCCAACCCCTGAATAGTCGGGGGTGACCGAATCTATGCGCACATTGCTGGGAACCTGCCCCCGGGTGGAGGTGTGCTCAAGAAGGGTCTGGAGGGTGGCTCTCTGACAGCGGCGGATATCCGGATCGTCCACCGAAAGGGAGTTGATGACGGTAATTGATCCGTCCCTGGCCCAGATGCTGCGGTAGTTCTCATCGGTGGTTTCGAAGGTGTTGTCGTTCAGACTGCAGGCAGAAAATCCGATGGGGGTGATGTTACGCTTCAACACCTCCACGGCTTCTTTGTAGGCGGTGTTGATATAATCGCTCTGATCACTGCTGAGAGCCTTGAAGGAGTCGGAGCGCAGCACATTGTGGAGCACCGGGTCGAAATTTTTGTGACTCAGTTCCTCGTCGCTTACATCCACCACTGAGGTAATCACGCCGAAATGGATCAGCCCTTCCAACACCCCGTCGGCGAAGGGTTTGGTGGCCACATAGGTGGGACGTTTAATGGTTTCCAGAAGCAGTTCGGGCTGGGCGTTCTCCACGATGATTCCCTGCACACCGGAAATCTGAAACATGGAATTATCGTTTCCCGTATCCCCGGCAACCAGCGTTTCCTCCACCTGAATCCCGAGCCACTCTGCCAGCCAGTTCAGGGCATTCCCTTTATTGGCATAGAGGGGAAGAATATCCAGATCCCGGCTTGAGGAATAGATCACATTCACCGAGAGCCCTTCATCCTCCAGCGCTTTTTTGATCTCGTCGATTCTCCGGGGAGGAGCGTCATGAAAATACCAGCTGGATTTGAATTGATTCTGATATTTGCTGGGCTGAAACTCCAGTTCAGGAAATCCCCGCATCACCTTCTGTACGGTATCCAGATTCCACCCTGCATTGAGAGTGTCGGAGAATACCTTGATATATTCCCGCTTGCGGTAATCGTAAATGACCGTGCCTACCCCGCAAATCAGATAATCAGGATCCGGGAGATAGCTGGATTTGATGGCTTCGATGGTATGGGGCAGAAGGCGGCCGGAGTTGTACACCAGAAGAGGTGCGGAATCCCCGGATGAGGGGCCCCGGGTTTCACCCCGACCTTCTCTCAAAGCATTCCAGGTATGATGGAAGGCCAGAGTGGCATCGGGTTTTCCAAGAAGGGTGCCGTCAAGGTCTGAGGAAAACAGTTTAATAATGGTTCCGTCCTCTGTTCTGGCGGGCTCCCGCTGGTGCATTTTTCGTTCATCCTTTTTCGATTCAGCCATTATGTTAACTCCTATCAGCCTCTATCTATCTTATATTGGGAATCTGTCCCAGGTGGAGCGATCTTCCCCGGGGCTTTCCGGTGCGGTGCTCCCGGCGGCCGCTCCGGCTGCCCCTGCCCCGGCCTATTCAGGATCAGCGGTTCACCACATCGGTGAGGTTTTCCACCTCGTTCAGCAGTCTCTGGGCAATCCCCGTCCAGGTGAAGCGTGCACGGGCTCTCTGGGCAGCCCTGAGCTTCAGCCTGTCCCTGAGTGCCGGATAATGCAGGGCCTCAAACATGTTGATCCCCAGTTCCAGTT
It includes:
- a CDS encoding ROK family protein, with protein sequence MYSLGIDIGGTSIKACLYRMGEPGGGLEAVAEPLRQATPSDGSYRSMLDLLHRIIDHHRELIPSEQRNSGMQIGLGTPGLVDSRGYLRGDAVNIPGWTGVQLKDELSEYAGVEVQVANDVNMAAYAEWRLGAGTGSDSMVFISLGTGIGSGIITRGGPVAGHTGMAGEIGHLVVEPGGRQCKCGLKGCLERYSSASGIALTAQELAETGGPELDGPLRSLIQGNRIQRSRILGNPIPEQRAVSDVAPPSVAPATVDFRDVPPGASSTAQPRTQRPAGPDNPADAQGVYEALEQGDPLARAVHASSSRRLAQAAAAVAHMLNPRLIVLGGGVLAAGDVIVQGVKEHLHEFVMPMALDDLEIRRTVLGPDAGMLGAAAMAADFAGEGYSLSSS
- a CDS encoding HAD-IIB family hydrolase, with product MAESKKDERKMHQREPARTEDGTIIKLFSSDLDGTLLGKPDATLAFHHTWNALREGRGETRGPSSGDSAPLLVYNSGRLLPHTIEAIKSSYLPDPDYLICGVGTVIYDYRKREYIKVFSDTLNAGWNLDTVQKVMRGFPELEFQPSKYQNQFKSSWYFHDAPPRRIDEIKKALEDEGLSVNVIYSSSRDLDILPLYANKGNALNWLAEWLGIQVEETLVAGDTGNDNSMFQISGVQGIIVENAQPELLLETIKRPTYVATKPFADGVLEGLIHFGVITSVVDVSDEELSHKNFDPVLHNVLRSDSFKALSSDQSDYINTAYKEAVEVLKRNITPIGFSACSLNDNTFETTDENYRSIWARDGSITVINSLSVDDPDIRRCQRATLQTLLEHTSTRGQVPSNVRIDSVTPDYSGVGDIASIDSGLWLVIAFYHYIRQTRDYEYLRNWGDEIKNIMNWLEAQDSNNDSLLEIPEAGDWMDLFGRSYNVLYDEVLWYYANLTHGRIAELLGDYNLAGYRLRQAQLIKETINRKFWPSIHNDQTRNFSEQQYALGDTHYLLAEITPFDFDWRCDVYGNILAGLFNVLSNERAKTAFNFMWGVGVNEPSPVVNLYPPVQSGDPHWRTYYTVNLLNLPDHYHNGGAWPFVGAYWVMFINRLGLRDLAQQELYRLAQMNHLGIEADWEFNEWVHGKTGRPMGKRYQAWSAAGFIGAHYNLQLELSE